One Numenius arquata chromosome 9, bNumArq3.hap1.1, whole genome shotgun sequence DNA window includes the following coding sequences:
- the LOC141468594 gene encoding WD repeat and coiled-coil-containing protein-like encodes MELGKAKLLRTGLNALYQAIHPVHGIAWTDGKQVILTALYYQNGELKFGDSSVVGQFEHVHGLYWGPCYSSDTPALLAVQHKKHVSVWQLGYSTAEKKKPLISQTCEVGEPFPLLSQGCVWHPKKEVLAVLTKRDASVLHAVRTDNTRVKADIKSSGLIHCACWTKDGNRLVVAIGSALHSYIWDDAQKTLNTCSFCPVFDVGGYICAIEATLDFQIAVATELPLDNICGLNAGIAFDVPSGTETGSLISQSALVLGDEEYSMDLRRKSTDSDRSGVDSVASSSSAPVDLTHILANHRRSDPSPLITLKRKDSAASNGQDSSHLILVTFERKVTTTRKVTIPGILVPDIMAFDLRAQIVAVASNTCNIVLVYSVTSSCMPHIQQIQLEKYERPKGLCFLTDKLLLILIGKQKFPEPSLIPSSSSDRYVMRLMIKELMLEEDSSALTETKQSIFYNFESSVNIPGKRKFFENLATEDQPQSRDLLIPRSTVIQSPSGRRRLIEEVKSPSYEQSSSSSVSDLDEKRLPGDPSVALETLDAEPTNRSVSLLGFGTATRLSSRPASPKVQFNVIQETTSSPRNNNLPSERGMSHISRNLERLCGSFNELQLSLSEITDFAKNGRRISLAYPCSQEPPVVHITYQKSFSNGAVTEETKDVLLCDGKIHLNLVQQLFDLPVIEMKHGSSWIVLTADKDGFVPLIFNATQEIIIRDGTESSEVCGGHSYQKSISMRPPSRVT; translated from the exons ATGGAGCTGGGAAAGGCAAAGCTCCTGAGAACTGGCCTCAATGCTTTATATCAGGCCATCCACCCCGTGCATGGAATTGCCTGGACAGATGGGAAGCAAGTGATACTGACTGCTTTATACTATCAGAACGGAGAACTAAAGTTTGGAGACTCAAGTGTTGTTGGTCAATTTGAACATGTTCATGGGCTTTACTGGGGTCCATGCTACTCTTCAgacaccccagctctgctcgctGTTCAGCATAAAAAGCATGTCAGCGTTTGGCAGCTGGGCTACAGCACcgcagagaagaaaaaacccttGATTTCTCAGACTTGTGAAGTTGGTGAGCCATTTCCGCTGCTTTCCCAGGGCTGTGTCTGGCATCCAAAGAAGGAGGTCTTGGCTGTGCTTACAAAAAGAGATGCTTCAGTCTTGCATGCTGTTCGTACTGACAATACTAGAGTTAAGGCAGATATCAAAAGCAGTGGGCTTATCCACTGTGCTTGCTGGACTAAGGATGGTAATCGTTTAGTAGTTGCTATAGGCAGTGCCCTGCATTCCTACATATGGGATGATGCTCAGAAAACTCTAAATACCTGCTCCTTTTGCCCAGTCTTTGATGTGGGAGGTTACATCTGTGCTATAGAAGCCACACTGGATTTCCAAATTGCTGTAGCTACTGAGCTTCCTTTAGATAATATCTGTGGTTTGAATGCGGGCATTGCATTTGATGTGCCATCTGGTACAGAAACTGGTTCTTTAATCTCGCAGTCTGCTCTGGTGCTTGGTGATGAGGAATACTCCATGGACCTGCGAAGAAAGTCCACAGATTCAGACAGATCAGGTGTTGATTCAGTTGCTTCTTCTTCGTCAGCTCCTGTGGATTTAACCCACATCCTTGCAAACCACCGTCGGTCTGATCCCAGTCCTCTCATTACTCTGAAACGCAAAGACTCGGCAGCATCAAATGGTCAAGATTCTTCTCACTTGATCTTGGTGACTTTTGAGAGGAAGGTAACCACCACCAGAAAAGTCACCATCCCAGGTATTTTGGTTCCTGATATAATGGCTTTTGACCTTAGAGCTCAGATTGTGGCAGTAGCCTCTAATACTTGTAACATTGTTTTGGTGTATTCAGTAACCTCCTCTTGCATGCCTCATATTCAACAAATCCAgctggaaaaatatgaaagacCAAAGGGCCTATGCTTTTTGACAGATAAACTCCTATTGATTCTGATTGGGAAGCAAAAGTTCCCTGAGCCTAGTCTCATCCCATCTTCAAGCTCAGACAGGTATGTAATGCGTCTGATGATCAAAGAACTGATGCTGGAAGAAGATTCTTCAGCATTGACTGAGACTAAGCAGAGTATCTTTTATAACTTTGAATCCTCTGTGAATATTCCTGGAAAAAGAAAGTTCTTTGAAAACCTTGCCACAGAAGACCAACCTCAAAGTAGGGATCTGTTAATACCAAGAAGCACAGTTATTCAGTCTCCTAGTGGCAGGAGAAGACTCATTGAAGAAGTAAAGAGCCCTAGTTATGAGCAGAGCTCTTCATCAAGTGTGAGTGACCTGGATGAAAAAAGGCTTCCAGGTGACCCCTCGGTGGCCTTGGAAACACTGGATGCTGAACCTACCAATCGGTCAGTGTCTCTTCTCGGTTTTGGAACAGCTACCAGGCTTTCCAGCAGACCAGCTTCCCCTAAAGTGCAGTTCAACGTGATCCAAGAAACAACAAGTTCTCCCAGAAACAACAATTTGCCAAGTGAAAGAGGAATGAGTCACATATCTAGAAATTTAGAGAGACTTTGTGGCAGCTTCAATGAGTTACAACTGAGTCTTTCTGAAATAACGGACTTTGCTAAAAATGGGAGGAGGATATCTTTAGCCTATCCATGTTCCCAGGAACCACCTGTCGTTCACATCACTTATCAG AAAAGTTTTTCAAATGGAGCAGttactgaagaaacaaaagatgtTCTCCTCTGTGATGGCAAGATCCATTTGAATTTAGTCCAGCAGCTGTTTGATCTGCCCGTTATTGAAATGAAACACG GCTCTTCTTGGATTGTGCTCACTGCAGACAAGGACGGCTTTGTGCCATTAATATTTAATGCAACACAAGAGATAATCATAAGGGACGGAACTGAGAGTTCAGAAGTCTGTGGAGGTCACTCCTACCAAAAAAGCATTTCAATGCGACCACCAAGCAGAGTGACATAA